The DNA region TGATTTGCGTTCAGTATGTTTGTGCATCTAGTACAGGCTGATGAGCTGTCGTGGTGAATGGCGGTGTCTTTTAGGTTCTAACGGTTATGCTATGCGTCTCTGTCGTGAAGAGAGTTAAGAATTAAATAGGATGAATGCCTCGAAGGTTAGGTAGATAGATGTATAATTTTCAATATGTTAAATGCCATCTTGATCAGAGGACCTCGGAATCATGGTTACCTGCTTGGGGGGTGTCTTGAGAAGCTCATCCACGATTTCTACAGATTACTAGACCGTCTTTAAATCCTTTTCAACCCTTCATACCAGCCTCTTGATTATCTATTTGGGACCCATGATCAAAGAGAGGCCGCCTAATTTAAGTGATAAAGCGACACGGTGGGGAATATGGAATTATTAGGACGTGGGAGAAGATATGCCCAGAAAACTCAGGCTTAGGAGGTCTTCATCAGCCATTACACAACCACGATTCTCGGACGCTGAAATCTCAGCAAAAAGTATGACATCAGCAGCACAATATCATCGGCCTAGatttgcaaaaaaaaaagcaagaaaaaaaaagaagagggtATATATATACTCGGAAACAAACCTTCCCAACAAGGCTTGACAGCCAACATGAACAAAacacatcatcaaacaaaCGCACCGCTCTGCTCAAGTCACAACTCAAACCCCTTCCCGCCACCTTATAAACCCCCGCTCAGTTCACCTcacctcgccttcttcccgAGTACATAAATCCCCCACAAATCCCTCACtacccccacccaacccgcCAGGCTCTTCATCACATTCATCATCCCAATATACCTCCAAACAAaactctccaccctctcaaaATCCTCCGCGTAGACTTCCCAAACCGCctgcaccctctccccctcccccccgggGCTCGTCGGCGCCTCAGCAACCAGCCTCGTgactccatcctccccctccacaaccctcaTCTTCGGCCCAACAACCAACGCCCTTCCCCTGATGCCCTCATCAGCCATAAGCCTCGTCCCGGCATCAACCACGTCCCCCAACTCGGCCTTTGGCGCCCCAGCCAGCAAGGCGATCCCGCTCGCCGGTAGAAGAGGTGTGTCCACAAAGTAAGGGTTCACACAattcaccctcacccccctcgtcCAGCTCGTCCCCCTCAGCGCCCTGAACAGTCCCATAACCCCGTGCTTGGAGGCGGTATATTCAGTCTGTCCCGGCAAGGGGGCAATGCCGGCGATGCTGCTGACGAGCAGGATATGTCTGTCCCTCCCTGTCCCGTTCCGAGGGAGGTAGAACATGGCCAGGTGGACCGTGTACGCCACACCCGTGAGGTTcacctccagcaccttcAACCTCGGCTCCTCCGGCTCGCTGTTTTCTGTTTTGCTGCCGTTGCGGCGGGGGGAGTCGAAGCTGTTGTccatgtccaccacccccgcgGCGGCGACTACACCTTCTATGCTCCCCG from Podospora pseudoanserina strain CBS 124.78 chromosome 1, whole genome shotgun sequence includes:
- a CDS encoding hypothetical protein (COG:Q; EggNog:ENOG503NZM5) codes for the protein MVFTTDQDDGSWSIVSQVRQSSPVDTTTPYSTTSLSGKTILITGGASGFGAAFARHWASFGSHIFIGDVNDSLGHALVAELRTAYPTQTFHHHHCDVTSWTDQLSLFKFAVANSPTGSIEGVVAAAGVVDMDNSFDSPRRNGSKTENSEPEEPRLKVLEVNLTGVAYTVHLAMFYLPRNGTGRDRHILLVSSIAGIAPLPGQTEYTASKHGVMGLFRALRGTSWTRGVRVNCVNPYFVDTPLLPASGIALLAGAPKAELGDVVDAGTRLMADEGIRGRALVVGPKMRVVEGEDGVTRLVAEAPTSPGGEGERVQAVWEVYAEDFERVESFVWRYIGMMNVMKSLAGWVGVVRDLWGIYVLGKKAR